The Cylindrospermum stagnale PCC 7417 genome segment TTGCTTCGGCTGGAATAGTGGTTAAAAAAGCAACCGGCACAACGAAGGTGAAGAAAAAGCGGTAAGCCGCAGGATACGCCGCAATCGGATATCTGCCGGCTTCCAACAAACCCCGCAGCACTTCAGTTGCATTGTATACTTTGACAAACCAAATGCTAGTGGCTCCCAGCATAAACCACAGGCTGTAAAGAATCACCAAGCCGAACAACAACGGCACTGTACCAACTAAGTAGTCACTGATTTTTAAGCCGAGGCTGTTACCTGCGTAGCCAATGATGATGCTACCAAAAACTAAATCTGGCAATCCCCAAGGTGAAAGAGTGTGGGTGGAAAGCCAAAATTGACTGCGGATAGGTTTGAGGAGTACAAAGTCCAACGTACCTTGCTGGACATGGCGGACAATGCGATTTAGATTGGGGGAAAGGAAAGTGGCAGCAAAACCTTGCAGTAAGGTGAATATTCCCAAAACTACCAAAGCTGCTTGCCATGACCAGCCCGAAAAAGTGTAGCCTTTACGGTAAAACAAGAATAGACCAAAGAGGCTACCTGCCAAATTTCCCACGCTGCTGAGGGTGGCTAAGAGAAAGTTTAGCCGATACTCTAACTCAGATGCGATCGCCGCAGTCCAAAATAATTTTAGGATTTTCAAATATCTTTGCATTTTGCACCCTTAACCCAATACTTACCGCAGACAACACAACTTTACCGAAAATTAATCTGATTTTTCATTCAGGAAAATTGCTGAACGTTAAGATGTTGGTTGCAACTCCTTGACAATGGGAGATTCTATGCATTTTGATTTACCAAATTTGAGTGACATACTCCACACACTCCCTTTCAGGTGAGTGTGGGCTTCTCAACGACTCCTAATCCGGACATTAATTGAGCTTTAAGACCGTGTGTCCCACGGTTCTTGATATTTATAGCCGCGTTCAAGTCCCTACACAAACTTGTATGGCATACAGGACAATTGTGCATTCTTTGAGATAGCGGCTTTATTACCTTGGAACCACAACTAGAGCATTCAAGGCTAGTACCGTTCGGATTTACAGCGATTACTTTTAAACCAGCATTCTCGGCTTTGTTTGAAAGTATGGTTATGAACTGTCCCCAACCAGCATCGTTAATACTTTTTGCCAATCTTGTTCTAGCGAGTCCTTTTATGTTCAACTTCTCAACAGCAATAACATCGTACTTTTTGAGTAAAGTATTTGCCGTTTTAAAGTGGAAATCTTTGCGGTTATCCGATACTTTCTTGTGTTGAATACCCAGGTTTTTAATAGCTTTTTTACGACGATTAGATCCTTTCTTTCTGCGAGAAACACGACGCTGTGCAGATTTTAATTTACGTTCAGCTTTACGCAAAAACTTAGGGGCGGCAATTCTCTCATCATCTGAGGTGACAATAAAATCAATTAAACCTACATCAATACCAACAATCTTATTAGCATTAAAATCAGGTTTAATTATTGGAACTGTCTTGTCGTCAAGACTTAGGGTTACATAATACCCGTCTGCTTTTTTAGTGACAGACACGGTTTTAATATCAAACCTATCTGGTATTTGACGATGAACAATTACTTTTATATCACCTATTTTTGCTAGCGTAATTTTGTTATTTACAAAGTGATGTTGTTTGAATTGAGGAAACGTAAATGTTTTATATTGCCCTGCGCTTTTAAATCTAGGTCTACCCGATTTTTTGCCATTGCTGTCACCTTTTAGCCATCTATCAAAAGCTATTTCAACTTTCTTCGGGACTTCCTGTAGCACCTGAGAATAAATTTTTTTGTACCAAGGACGAGCTTTTTTAAGTTGAGTTAATGATGCTTGCTGACTAAAGCGGTTAGGCTGATCTTTCAGTTCTGGTAAATGGCAACCGAAAATGGAACATCTATCTATATAGCAACGATTTTGCTCATACCAATCAAAGCGTTGAGCAAGTTGATAATTGTACTGACACCGCAGCATATCCAGCGTTTTATCAATTTTTCCCGCTTGCTCTTTTGTTGGCTTTAATCGGTACTGGTAAGATGTTCTCATTTTTTTGTTTTCCTTCGACCTGTTTGTATAGTAACATAAAGGATAGCCGTTGACTACCCATTATGAAAAATAAAAGACTAAGTCTGAGAATCAGCGAAAGAAGAATGCGAGTATTGCAAACTTACGCTGCGACTAAAGACAAAACTATTACGTCTTTGGTAGAAGATTGGATAGATTCTCTTAAATCAGAAAAT includes the following:
- a CDS encoding RNA-guided endonuclease InsQ/TnpB family protein, producing MRTSYQYRLKPTKEQAGKIDKTLDMLRCQYNYQLAQRFDWYEQNRCYIDRCSIFGCHLPELKDQPNRFSQQASLTQLKKARPWYKKIYSQVLQEVPKKVEIAFDRWLKGDSNGKKSGRPRFKSAGQYKTFTFPQFKQHHFVNNKITLAKIGDIKVIVHRQIPDRFDIKTVSVTKKADGYYVTLSLDDKTVPIIKPDFNANKIVGIDVGLIDFIVTSDDERIAAPKFLRKAERKLKSAQRRVSRRKKGSNRRKKAIKNLGIQHKKVSDNRKDFHFKTANTLLKKYDVIAVEKLNIKGLARTRLAKSINDAGWGQFITILSNKAENAGLKVIAVNPNGTSLECSSCGSKVIKPLSQRMHNCPVCHTSLCRDLNAAINIKNRGTHGLKAQLMSGLGVVEKPTLT
- a CDS encoding ABC transporter permease → MQRYLKILKLFWTAAIASELEYRLNFLLATLSSVGNLAGSLFGLFLFYRKGYTFSGWSWQAALVVLGIFTLLQGFAATFLSPNLNRIVRHVQQGTLDFVLLKPIRSQFWLSTHTLSPWGLPDLVFGSIIIGYAGNSLGLKISDYLVGTVPLLFGLVILYSLWFMLGATSIWFVKVYNATEVLRGLLEAGRYPIAAYPAAYRFFFTFVVPVAFLTTIPAEAMLGRVQITWLLGAGLLAVALFLVSTWFWRFALRFYTSASS